One part of the Sphingobacterium sp. LZ7M1 genome encodes these proteins:
- the purB gene encoding adenylosuccinate lyase, whose protein sequence is MTLSPLTAITPIDGRYYNTTKDLSNYFSEFALIKYRVLVEVEYFIALSESGIPQLSHFDGSLNDKLRDIYKNFSLEDAQWIKDTEKVTNHDVKAVEYFLKNEFEKLGLHDSLEFIHFGLTSQDINNTAIPHSWKDALKEVYQPAISELLEELKKLSAEWENISMLARTHGQPASPTRLGKEIKVFVERIEKQLHLLNQVPFSAKFGGATGNLNAHHVAYPNHDWVAFGNKFVNETLGLDRSQTTTQIEHYDNFAASCDGLKRINNIIIDLCRDIWTYISMDYFKQKITAGQIGSSAMPHKVNPIDFENAEGNLGLANAVLEHLAAKLPISRLQRDLTDSTVLRNIGVPFSYTLIAIKSTLRGLRKLILNEAAFQADLENNWAVVAEAIQTILRREGYPKPYEVLKDLTRTNTHVTKDTIAAFVDQLNVTEEVKEEIKAISPSNYTGVKL, encoded by the coding sequence ATGACTTTATCCCCATTGACTGCAATCACACCCATTGATGGCAGATATTACAATACCACCAAAGATCTATCGAATTACTTCTCAGAGTTCGCATTAATAAAATACCGTGTCTTAGTTGAAGTAGAATACTTTATCGCGCTCAGTGAATCAGGTATTCCGCAATTGAGCCATTTTGATGGTAGCTTAAATGATAAGTTACGTGATATCTACAAAAACTTCAGTTTGGAAGATGCGCAATGGATTAAGGATACAGAAAAGGTAACGAACCATGATGTGAAAGCCGTGGAGTACTTCCTGAAAAATGAATTTGAGAAATTAGGTCTGCATGACTCCCTTGAATTCATCCACTTTGGCTTGACATCCCAGGACATCAATAATACCGCAATCCCGCATTCCTGGAAGGATGCCCTGAAAGAGGTTTACCAACCTGCCATCAGCGAATTGCTGGAGGAATTGAAAAAACTGAGTGCAGAATGGGAGAATATTTCCATGTTGGCCCGTACACATGGACAACCTGCCTCTCCTACCCGTTTAGGAAAAGAAATCAAAGTATTTGTAGAACGTATCGAAAAACAGTTGCACCTGTTGAACCAAGTTCCATTCTCAGCTAAGTTCGGCGGAGCAACTGGAAACTTAAACGCGCACCATGTTGCCTACCCGAATCATGATTGGGTGGCCTTCGGCAATAAATTCGTTAACGAAACATTGGGCCTTGATCGATCGCAAACCACTACCCAAATTGAACACTATGATAACTTCGCTGCCAGCTGCGATGGCTTAAAGCGAATCAACAATATCATTATCGACCTTTGTCGTGATATATGGACCTATATCTCCATGGATTACTTCAAACAAAAGATTACTGCAGGACAGATTGGTTCCTCAGCGATGCCACATAAGGTAAACCCTATCGATTTTGAAAATGCTGAAGGAAACCTAGGCTTGGCAAATGCGGTATTGGAACACCTAGCAGCAAAACTTCCAATCTCCAGATTACAGAGAGACCTGACCGACTCCACTGTTCTCAGAAACATCGGCGTTCCATTCTCCTATACCTTGATCGCAATCAAATCTACTTTGAGAGGATTGAGGAAATTGATCTTGAACGAAGCAGCCTTCCAAGCCGACCTTGAAAACAACTGGGCCGTGGTAGCAGAAGCGATCCAAACCATATTGAGACGCGAAGGCTATCCAAAACCTTACGAGGTATTGAAGGACCTGACCCGTACCAATACCCACGTGACCAAGGACACGATTGCGGCATTTGTGGATCAGTTGAATGTTACAGAAGAGGTGAAAGAAGAGATCAAAGCCATCTCTCCAAGTAATTACACGGGCGTAAAGCTGTAA
- a CDS encoding NifU family protein, translating into MATINVYTESTPNPATMKFLVNKLLINGSLDYPDREKAQESAFAKELFKFNFVNGVFFASNFVTITKTEDAEWDDIEALLKEFVKGAVESELAVKPVEHSEDVVFEGNDVEIKIQQVLHDYVRPAVEQDGGAIAYKSFDNGTVTVELRGSCSGCPSSTITLKAGIEGLLKRMVPEVEEVVANAM; encoded by the coding sequence ATGGCAACGATTAACGTATATACAGAAAGCACCCCAAATCCAGCAACAATGAAGTTCTTGGTCAACAAACTGTTGATCAACGGAAGCTTGGATTATCCAGATAGAGAAAAAGCGCAGGAATCTGCTTTTGCAAAGGAACTGTTCAAGTTCAACTTTGTAAATGGCGTTTTCTTCGCCAGCAATTTCGTTACCATTACCAAGACTGAAGATGCAGAATGGGATGATATCGAAGCCTTATTGAAAGAATTCGTTAAGGGCGCTGTAGAATCTGAATTGGCAGTGAAACCTGTTGAACATTCAGAAGACGTAGTCTTTGAAGGAAATGATGTAGAAATAAAAATCCAACAGGTATTGCACGACTATGTTCGCCCAGCGGTAGAACAGGACGGTGGTGCTATTGCCTACAAATCCTTTGACAATGGAACAGTTACCGTGGAACTCCGCGGATCGTGTTCAGGTTGCCCATCTTCAACCATTACCTTAAAAGCCGGAATCGAAGGTTTATTGAAGCGCATGGTCCCTGAAGTGGAGGAAGTGGTAGCAAATGCAATGTAA
- a CDS encoding transketolase encodes MSADINKLEQIASQVRRDIVRMVHACQSGHPGGSLGCTDYFVALYFHAMKNDPSFNMDGIGEDIFFLSNGHISPVFYSTLARAGYFPVSELATFRKINSRLQGHPTTHEHLPGIRIASGSLGQGLSVAIGAAQAKKLNKDNNLVYVLMGDGELQEGQVWEAAMYAPHNKVDNLIAAVDYNRAQIDGSTDDVLSLGNLRAKWEAFGWDVLEVNKGNDMASVIAGLDEAKSRTGKGKPVIILLHTEMGSGVDFMMGSHKWHGVAPNDEQLESALNQIPRTIGDY; translated from the coding sequence ATGAGTGCAGATATAAACAAATTAGAACAGATCGCTTCGCAAGTAAGAAGAGACATTGTTCGTATGGTGCATGCATGCCAATCAGGACACCCAGGGGGATCTTTGGGTTGTACTGACTACTTTGTGGCCTTGTACTTTCACGCGATGAAAAATGACCCATCTTTCAACATGGATGGCATTGGTGAAGATATTTTCTTCTTGTCTAACGGTCACATCTCTCCAGTTTTCTACAGTACATTGGCTAGAGCTGGTTATTTTCCAGTGAGCGAATTAGCTACTTTCAGAAAAATCAACTCTCGTCTTCAAGGTCATCCGACTACACATGAGCACCTTCCAGGAATCCGTATCGCTTCAGGTTCTTTAGGCCAAGGTCTTTCAGTGGCTATCGGTGCAGCACAAGCTAAAAAGTTGAACAAAGACAACAATTTGGTTTATGTATTGATGGGCGACGGTGAATTGCAAGAAGGTCAGGTTTGGGAAGCTGCTATGTACGCGCCTCACAATAAAGTAGACAATTTGATCGCAGCAGTGGATTACAACCGTGCGCAGATCGATGGTTCAACGGATGATGTATTGTCATTAGGAAACCTACGTGCTAAATGGGAAGCTTTTGGATGGGACGTATTGGAAGTGAACAAAGGTAATGACATGGCATCTGTAATTGCTGGATTGGACGAGGCTAAATCTCGTACTGGAAAAGGCAAACCAGTGATCATTTTATTGCACACTGAAATGGGTTCAGGTGTTGATTTCATGATGGGCTCACACAAATGGCATGGAGTTGCTCCAAACGACGAGCAATTAGAATCTGCTTTAAATCAAATCCCTAGAACCATAGGCGATTATTAA
- a CDS encoding acyl-CoA dehydrogenase family protein, whose amino-acid sequence MLERLQNILKLMKSVDLEQLEKISKKVDLAEVLGAVSKMDENQLKMAMKMLTGSKKKKDPPPINADFYDISAKLSEEDRALQMKVRTFLETEIQPIVNKYWLHDEFPFEIIPKLRELNVCGYVYDGYGCAGGTSLMDGIIAAEFGRVDPSIATFLGVQSGLAMGSIYMCGSDEQKNEWLPAMQQLNKIGAFGLTEPLVGSATAGGLTTTCKRDGDNWILNGQKKWIGNSTFSDITIIWARDLDDQQVKGFIVRKENPGFAVEKIKDKMALRIVQNGLITLTDCVVPESDRMPYANSFKDTAKVLQMTRAGVAWMAVGCARGAYENALDYTIKREQFGKPIASFQLIQNHLVEMLSNLTAMQTLVFRLSELQDDEKLRDEHASLAKVFCTLRMRDIVSKAREVMGGNGILLEYNVARFLADAEAIYSYEGTKEINSLIVGRSITGFSAFV is encoded by the coding sequence ATGCTAGAAAGACTACAGAACATCCTAAAACTCATGAAATCAGTGGATTTGGAGCAATTGGAGAAGATATCGAAGAAAGTGGATTTGGCGGAAGTTTTGGGTGCTGTTTCGAAAATGGACGAAAATCAGCTCAAAATGGCCATGAAAATGTTGACTGGAAGTAAAAAGAAAAAAGATCCACCTCCAATCAATGCTGACTTTTATGATATATCGGCAAAACTTTCGGAAGAGGATAGAGCCCTGCAGATGAAAGTCAGGACCTTCCTGGAAACTGAAATACAGCCCATCGTCAATAAATATTGGTTACATGATGAATTTCCTTTCGAGATCATTCCCAAGTTGAGGGAGCTCAATGTCTGTGGTTATGTTTATGATGGTTATGGCTGTGCAGGTGGTACTTCCCTTATGGATGGTATTATTGCCGCTGAATTCGGCCGCGTCGATCCTTCCATTGCTACCTTCCTGGGTGTACAGAGCGGTTTGGCCATGGGGTCTATCTATATGTGCGGTTCGGATGAGCAGAAAAATGAATGGTTGCCGGCCATGCAACAGCTGAACAAAATTGGTGCTTTCGGCTTGACGGAACCTTTGGTGGGTTCTGCGACAGCTGGTGGTTTGACCACGACCTGTAAACGTGATGGAGATAATTGGATATTGAACGGTCAAAAGAAATGGATAGGTAACTCTACCTTTTCGGATATTACCATAATCTGGGCAAGGGACCTGGATGACCAACAGGTGAAAGGCTTTATTGTCCGCAAGGAGAATCCTGGCTTTGCCGTAGAGAAGATCAAGGATAAGATGGCCTTGCGCATTGTGCAGAATGGCCTGATCACCTTGACAGATTGTGTTGTTCCGGAATCAGATCGTATGCCTTATGCCAATTCCTTCAAGGATACGGCCAAGGTGCTTCAGATGACGAGGGCAGGAGTGGCGTGGATGGCTGTTGGATGTGCTCGTGGAGCCTATGAAAATGCATTGGACTATACCATCAAGCGAGAACAATTTGGTAAACCCATCGCTTCCTTCCAGTTGATCCAAAACCACCTGGTTGAAATGTTGTCCAATCTGACCGCCATGCAAACGCTGGTTTTCCGTCTTTCGGAATTACAGGACGACGAAAAACTTAGAGATGAACATGCTTCCTTGGCCAAGGTCTTCTGTACCCTTCGCATGCGCGATATCGTATCCAAGGCCCGCGAGGTAATGGGCGGAAACGGTATCCTATTGGAATATAACGTAGCTCGCTTCCTTGCAGACGCCGAAGCTATCTACTCTTACGAAGGAACCAAAGAAATCAATTCCTTGATCGTTGGAAGAAGTATTACGGGATTTAGTGCTTTTGTGTAA